The Phycisphaeraceae bacterium genome has a window encoding:
- the ybeY gene encoding rRNA maturation RNase YbeY, translating into MPEGTSPSSIQSAASLSSTGLDGSSDAADPDPSSSVERESDIVQITVAPGLAHAVNAAWLGDRLKAAVMTRPERFGSVHVFIIGDELMRDLHQAHLNDPTTTDVLTFDLTERSSGTPAEDIAIEVEIVVCADEAARRSAEIGHDLNRELLLYAVHGLLHCGDFDDRTESGAAAMHEEEDRVLRAIGVGAIYRPEGADGPADGSRRRGRGARK; encoded by the coding sequence ATGCCTGAAGGAACCTCGCCATCCTCGATCCAGTCCGCCGCATCCCTGTCCTCGACGGGGCTGGATGGCTCATCCGACGCCGCGGATCCCGACCCTTCGAGTTCCGTCGAAAGGGAGTCGGACATCGTGCAGATCACCGTGGCGCCTGGGCTGGCTCATGCGGTCAACGCGGCTTGGCTTGGCGATCGCCTGAAGGCGGCGGTGATGACGCGGCCGGAGCGATTCGGGTCGGTTCACGTGTTCATCATCGGCGACGAGTTGATGCGCGATCTGCATCAGGCGCATCTGAACGACCCTACCACCACGGATGTCCTGACGTTCGACCTGACGGAGCGGTCGTCCGGCACACCCGCCGAGGATATCGCCATTGAGGTGGAGATCGTCGTCTGTGCGGACGAGGCCGCCCGTCGCTCTGCCGAAATCGGGCATGACCTGAACCGGGAGCTGCTTCTCTACGCGGTGCATGGGCTGCTCCACTGCGGGGATTTTGATGACCGCACCGAGTCCGGAGCCGCCGCCATGCACGAAGAGGAGGACCGCGTGCTGCGGGCCATCGGCGTGGGCGCGATTTACCGCCCGGAGGGGGCCGATGGCCCGGCGGACGGTTCGCGTCGCCGGGGGCGCGGCGCTCGGAAGTGA
- a CDS encoding fused MFS/spermidine synthase, whose translation MLALFTVTVFLGSFLLFLVQPLIARQLLPVLGGTPAVWITCMMFFQAALLGGYLYAHESTRRLGVRRQPLVHLAVLGAPLLLLPPAVDAAWNPPVEGTPIWWLLGALTVMIGGPFFALSAGAPLLQRWFSATDHPRAKDPYFLYVASNAGSMLALFAYPVVVEPLFTLAQQSVGWSAGYVGLTALTVGCAIATRRRSRPDEPAREADARPAADGATFAGTSGRQALRWVLLAFIPSAWMLAVTTYITADLASVPLFWVIPLALYLLSFILVFARRPWLPHRWMKRIFPPSALLLVLLLATESAQPVIVVVSMHLLAFFIACMACHGELVATRPPAGQLTLFYLMMSVGGALGGVFNALIAPLLFAGLYEYPIIVVLGVAAVGPVLPPPARVLARSAWMSAGRDVLTGLAVAVAVWGLIVVADAVQLPRGPARSWVIVGLPIMACYLFANRPLRFGLALGAVMAVTTFDVASHGKAVEYERSFFGVHTIHRTILEIDEDEGGGLRPFNELYHGTTLHGRQEIDPDTNEPVSPRRPRSYYSVAGPAGQVFRAMAELKPEARIGIVGLGTGGLAAHAESGQHITFFEIDPAVKRLAENTRYFTYLREARNRGAAIEIVMGDARRTLARSPEAHFDLLVIDAFSSDSIPIHLITREAIELYRSRLKPDGVLLLHISSRHFDLEPVVERAARSLGLACLTREDLVDQLKGPQQPARLSSTWMALAAEPDDLSFLRSRRFGWAWSTPRSEPGRVWTDDYSNVLGALGW comes from the coding sequence GTGCTCGCGCTGTTCACGGTGACGGTGTTCCTCGGCTCGTTCCTGCTCTTCCTGGTGCAGCCGCTCATCGCGCGGCAACTGCTGCCGGTGCTGGGCGGCACGCCGGCGGTCTGGATCACCTGCATGATGTTCTTCCAGGCGGCCCTGCTGGGCGGATACCTCTACGCCCACGAGAGCACCCGCCGCCTGGGCGTCCGACGCCAGCCACTGGTGCATCTGGCCGTTCTGGGCGCTCCCCTGCTGCTCCTGCCCCCGGCGGTGGATGCGGCGTGGAATCCGCCCGTCGAGGGCACCCCCATCTGGTGGCTGCTCGGGGCGCTGACGGTGATGATCGGCGGACCGTTCTTCGCCCTCTCCGCGGGCGCGCCCCTGCTCCAGCGATGGTTCAGCGCGACCGATCATCCGCGTGCGAAGGATCCCTATTTTCTGTATGTCGCCAGCAACGCGGGGAGCATGTTGGCGCTCTTCGCCTACCCCGTCGTCGTGGAGCCCCTGTTCACGCTGGCTCAGCAGTCCGTCGGCTGGAGCGCGGGCTACGTCGGGCTGACGGCGCTCACCGTCGGCTGCGCCATCGCGACGAGACGACGAAGCCGACCCGACGAACCCGCCAGAGAGGCGGACGCGCGCCCCGCCGCTGACGGCGCGACCTTCGCCGGAACGTCCGGACGACAGGCCCTGCGGTGGGTGCTTCTGGCCTTCATCCCGTCCGCGTGGATGCTGGCGGTCACTACCTACATCACGGCCGACCTCGCGTCGGTTCCGCTGTTCTGGGTGATTCCCCTGGCGCTGTACCTGCTGTCGTTCATTCTGGTGTTCGCGCGGCGTCCCTGGCTGCCCCATCGATGGATGAAGCGGATTTTCCCCCCTTCGGCGCTGCTGCTGGTGCTGCTCCTGGCGACGGAATCGGCCCAGCCGGTGATCGTGGTCGTGTCCATGCACCTGTTGGCGTTCTTCATCGCCTGCATGGCGTGCCACGGCGAACTGGTCGCCACGCGCCCGCCGGCGGGTCAGCTGACGCTGTTCTACCTGATGATGAGCGTCGGCGGTGCGCTGGGAGGCGTGTTCAACGCCCTGATCGCCCCGCTCCTGTTCGCCGGTCTGTATGAGTATCCCATCATCGTGGTGCTGGGCGTGGCGGCCGTAGGTCCGGTGCTGCCGCCGCCGGCCCGGGTGCTGGCCCGGTCCGCGTGGATGTCCGCGGGGCGCGACGTGCTCACGGGTCTGGCGGTGGCCGTCGCGGTCTGGGGGCTTATCGTGGTCGCCGACGCGGTCCAGCTTCCGCGGGGCCCGGCGCGATCCTGGGTCATCGTCGGGCTGCCCATCATGGCCTGCTACCTGTTCGCCAACCGTCCGCTGCGCTTCGGACTGGCGCTTGGCGCGGTCATGGCCGTCACTACCTTCGACGTGGCGAGCCACGGCAAGGCCGTGGAGTATGAACGCAGTTTCTTCGGCGTTCACACCATTCACCGCACCATACTGGAAATCGACGAGGACGAGGGGGGCGGGCTGAGACCCTTCAACGAGCTGTACCACGGCACCACGCTGCACGGACGGCAGGAGATCGATCCGGATACGAACGAGCCGGTTTCACCGCGCCGCCCGCGATCCTACTACTCGGTGGCGGGACCAGCGGGACAGGTCTTCCGCGCCATGGCGGAGTTGAAGCCCGAGGCGCGCATCGGCATCGTGGGACTGGGAACCGGCGGCCTGGCCGCCCACGCCGAATCCGGTCAGCACATCACCTTCTTCGAGATCGACCCTGCCGTGAAGCGGCTGGCGGAGAACACGCGGTATTTCACCTACCTGCGCGAGGCCCGGAATCGCGGCGCCGCCATCGAGATCGTCATGGGCGACGCACGTCGGACGCTCGCACGTTCGCCCGAGGCGCACTTCGACCTGCTGGTGATCGACGCCTTCAGCAGCGATTCCATTCCCATCCATCTCATCACGCGCGAGGCGATCGAGCTCTACCGGTCCCGCCTCAAGCCCGACGGCGTGCTGCTGCTGCACATCTCCAGCCGCCACTTCGATCTCGAACCGGTCGTGGAGCGGGCCGCCCGGTCGCTGGGGCTGGCGTGCCTGACGCGTGAGGACCTGGTCGATCAACTGAAAGGCCCTCAGCAGCCGGCGCGCCTGTCATCGACCTGGATGGCGCTCGCCGCCGAGCCGGACGACCTGTCATTCCTGCGATCGAGGCGATTCGGCTGGGCCTGGAGCACGCCTCGATCCGAGCCGGGACGAGTCTGGACCGACGATTACAGCAACGTGCTGGGGGCGCTGGGGTGGTAA
- a CDS encoding PEP-CTERM sorting domain-containing protein, with product MASVRGWMSAAAVAAVTTVSMPSVAGTVSFTSAANTFDGQLRHANAVFNHSGTSLKVTLSNIGGDVTKPVGILTALFFDYTGPGSITKVTNGATVAPGSSVVHFTSNPSNVSGEWAFRSDLAPSTDRPQFGISSAGFGLFGPGDRFGTTNLQGPASPNGLQFGITSINDNINTGNTPVTGANALIKHAVVFEFTVSTLFDLTKILNVGFQYGTALNEGYNPGEPDNPPPPPVVPVPPAFGLGVLGLLGVGLARRRLSKR from the coding sequence ATGGCTTCTGTTCGGGGATGGATGTCGGCAGCGGCGGTTGCGGCCGTCACCACGGTGTCGATGCCGTCGGTTGCCGGCACCGTGTCGTTCACATCGGCGGCCAACACGTTCGATGGTCAGCTGCGTCACGCCAACGCGGTGTTCAATCACAGCGGGACGTCGCTGAAAGTGACGCTCTCGAACATCGGCGGCGACGTCACCAAGCCGGTCGGCATTCTGACCGCGCTGTTCTTCGACTACACCGGTCCTGGCTCGATCACCAAGGTGACCAACGGCGCGACCGTGGCGCCGGGCTCGAGCGTCGTCCACTTCACGTCGAATCCGAGCAACGTGTCGGGCGAGTGGGCGTTTCGCAGTGACCTGGCTCCCTCGACCGATCGACCCCAGTTCGGCATCAGCTCCGCGGGGTTCGGTCTGTTCGGCCCCGGCGATCGGTTCGGCACGACGAACCTGCAAGGGCCCGCTTCTCCCAACGGCCTTCAGTTCGGCATCACCTCGATCAACGACAACATCAACACAGGCAATACGCCCGTGACCGGCGCGAATGCGCTGATCAAGCACGCCGTGGTCTTTGAGTTCACGGTGTCCACGCTCTTTGACCTGACGAAGATTCTGAACGTCGGGTTCCAGTACGGCACCGCGCTGAACGAGGGATACAACCCGGGCGAGCCGGACAATCCACCTCCGCCTCCGGTGGTTCCCGTTCCGCCGGCCTTCGGGCTCGGCGTGCTGGGTCTGCTGGGCGTCGGTCTGGCTCGTCGGCGGCTGTCAAAGCGCTGA